In Halanaeroarchaeum sp. HSR-CO, one DNA window encodes the following:
- a CDS encoding ZIP family metal transporter translates to MTLAAIGEPLVRLFGDDPVRNALVGGIVIATFNLVGASLVFVWRDPSERALDGALGFAAGIMLAASFTSLIIPGIETYSGGNPVPVLVGVAIGALFLDRSDVLVPHAHYLVTGRKRTDAANPSESLPVSDDRFAGVVLFVLAITIHNMPEGLAVGVAFGAGDVSSAIPLMLAIGIQNVPEGLAVSVAAINAGLNRRFYAVFAGIRSGIVEIPVAVIGAYAVLTMTMLLPYAMGFAAGAMLFVISDEIVPETHTHGNERIATLGTIIGIIVMLYLDISLG, encoded by the coding sequence ATGACCCTCGCCGCCATCGGGGAGCCACTCGTCCGGCTATTCGGTGACGATCCGGTGCGAAATGCACTCGTCGGCGGCATCGTCATCGCGACGTTCAACCTCGTCGGTGCCAGCCTCGTCTTCGTCTGGCGAGACCCCTCTGAGCGGGCCCTCGACGGGGCACTGGGGTTCGCGGCGGGGATCATGCTCGCCGCGAGTTTCACCAGTCTCATCATCCCGGGAATCGAGACGTATTCGGGTGGCAATCCCGTCCCGGTCCTCGTGGGGGTGGCCATCGGCGCGCTCTTTCTCGACCGTTCGGACGTCCTGGTCCCGCACGCACACTACCTGGTCACCGGTCGGAAACGTACCGACGCGGCGAACCCGAGCGAATCCCTCCCGGTGAGCGACGATCGGTTCGCCGGGGTGGTCTTGTTCGTCCTGGCCATCACGATCCACAACATGCCCGAGGGACTGGCCGTCGGGGTCGCCTTCGGCGCCGGCGACGTCTCGAGTGCCATCCCCCTGATGCTCGCCATCGGCATCCAGAACGTCCCGGAGGGACTCGCCGTCTCGGTCGCCGCGATCAACGCCGGCCTGAATCGACGGTTCTACGCCGTCTTCGCGGGCATCCGTTCCGGCATCGTCGAGATACCGGTCGCCGTGATCGGCGCGTACGCCGTCCTGACGATGACCATGCTGCTTCCGTACGCCATGGGCTTCGCCGCGGGGGCGATGCTGTTCGTCATTAGCGACGAGATCGTCCCCGAAACACACACTCATGGCAACGAACGGATCGCAACCCTCGGGACCATCATCGGGATCATCGTCATGCTCTACCTCGACATCTCTCTGGGGTGA
- a CDS encoding MgtC/SapB family protein — translation MVVPVTDPLLSIAVQLFIAVGIGALVGLEREQAESGGSFAGSRTFPLIALYGAVVQAFFPAVLPVALAAISLPLTVAYAGKIWIEGDIGLTTLTAALLTVLLGALTTYSSLGTVIAIIVAGIVTVLLSAKGEIHGFVDQIEPEERRATIKFVLVAMVVFPLLPNRELEGLLGLNPQFVWLMVVFVSGLSFAAYVLSRAVGAERGIALTGLLGGFVSSTATTVSMANRTSGTPALYQICAFSTVLAAIVMFPRALIEVAVVNPALLPHVLVPLGAMTVVGLVVAGVVYWRSTVERGIESDIENPFRLRPALVFGALFALVLLVSEYANDWLGSSGVYATAFVSGLADVDAITLTLSKLAADGTITPEVATTGIVLAAIANTAVKAGLAWILGTRALGRLVTAVLGVVALAGVVLLFV, via the coding sequence ATGGTCGTCCCCGTCACCGATCCGCTACTCTCTATCGCCGTCCAGCTGTTCATCGCGGTCGGTATCGGGGCACTCGTCGGCCTCGAACGCGAACAGGCAGAGTCCGGCGGTTCGTTCGCCGGGAGCCGAACGTTTCCACTGATCGCACTCTACGGGGCGGTGGTTCAGGCGTTCTTTCCAGCGGTACTCCCTGTCGCACTGGCCGCCATCTCGCTGCCACTGACGGTCGCGTACGCGGGAAAGATCTGGATCGAAGGCGACATCGGCCTGACCACGCTGACCGCCGCCCTGTTGACCGTCCTGCTCGGTGCCCTGACGACCTACTCGTCGCTGGGGACCGTCATCGCGATTATCGTCGCGGGAATCGTGACCGTCCTCCTCTCCGCGAAGGGGGAGATTCACGGGTTCGTCGACCAGATCGAACCGGAGGAGCGGCGGGCCACGATCAAGTTCGTCCTCGTCGCGATGGTCGTCTTCCCACTGCTGCCGAATCGGGAACTGGAGGGTCTGCTGGGGCTCAACCCGCAGTTCGTCTGGCTGATGGTCGTCTTCGTCAGCGGTCTGAGTTTCGCCGCGTACGTGCTGAGTCGGGCCGTCGGCGCAGAGCGCGGCATCGCCCTGACGGGCCTTCTCGGCGGATTCGTCTCCTCGACGGCGACGACGGTCTCGATGGCCAATCGGACGTCGGGAACGCCCGCGCTTTACCAGATCTGTGCCTTCTCGACGGTCCTGGCAGCGATCGTGATGTTCCCGCGGGCCTTGATAGAGGTCGCGGTGGTCAATCCCGCACTGCTCCCCCACGTCCTCGTTCCGCTCGGAGCGATGACCGTGGTCGGGCTGGTCGTCGCTGGCGTGGTCTACTGGCGATCCACCGTCGAACGGGGCATCGAGTCCGACATCGAGAATCCGTTTCGCCTCCGTCCGGCGCTGGTGTTCGGGGCCCTGTTCGCACTCGTATTACTCGTCTCGGAGTACGCGAACGACTGGCTGGGATCGTCGGGCGTCTACGCGACGGCGTTCGTCTCGGGGCTGGCCGACGTCGACGCCATCACCCTCACGTTGAGCAAACTCGCTGCCGATGGGACGATCACGCCCGAGGTCGCGACGACGGGGATCGTTCTGGCCGCAATCGCGAACACCGCCGTGAAGGCCGGATTGGCGTGGATTCTCGGGACGCGAGCGCTCGGACGCCTGGTGACCGCCGTCCTCGGCGTCGTGGCCCTCGCCGGCGTCGTACTGCTTTTCGTATAG
- a CDS encoding ATP-grasp domain-containing protein has translation MASRKTPAVVVPAVGSASSTTVLRSLGQRGIHTIAVSEHRNPPAFASKYCDESVRAPSPTEDVSAYRDALLSLAQRESVKAIIPMREADVYVLAKYRERFAEHVTPLWPTLDQLTAVQDRTRLFAIADEIGVPMPETALLEAVTDWDRQRIVKSRYAILTGDHEDSVSTAGTVSLPKTIFLESGERPELDTIREAMHHDPIVQEYVRGTEYTFRGVFDHGEPVATTLKELVRGIKYPRGPSICHRAASDPDLEASALKLLDHLDWHGLASVGFIRDEETGEAKLMEVNPRFWASLPMDIHAGVDHPYYYWALATGVGERFDPEYRVGTTSHLLRGELVHLHSVLTEDYPLVERPSVQDTVWDILSSVAEHPHFDYLSLDDPGPFVRDGLNAVRTNVAVSQVPGLRRVFSRE, from the coding sequence ATGGCTTCCAGGAAAACGCCGGCGGTCGTGGTCCCGGCGGTGGGGTCGGCGAGTTCAACGACAGTCCTCCGGTCGCTCGGTCAGCGCGGCATACACACCATTGCCGTCTCCGAGCACCGGAATCCACCGGCGTTCGCTTCGAAGTACTGCGACGAGTCGGTTCGCGCCCCCTCGCCGACCGAAGACGTGTCCGCGTACCGGGACGCACTGCTGTCGCTCGCCCAGCGGGAGTCGGTCAAGGCGATCATCCCGATGCGGGAGGCGGACGTCTACGTCCTGGCGAAGTACCGCGAACGTTTCGCCGAGCACGTGACGCCACTCTGGCCGACGCTCGACCAGTTGACGGCCGTCCAGGACCGGACGCGTCTGTTCGCTATCGCCGACGAGATCGGCGTCCCGATGCCCGAGACGGCACTCCTCGAGGCGGTCACCGACTGGGATCGCCAGCGCATCGTCAAGTCTCGGTATGCGATCCTCACGGGGGACCACGAGGATTCGGTGTCGACGGCGGGAACGGTCTCCCTCCCGAAGACCATATTTCTCGAATCGGGTGAGCGGCCGGAGCTGGACACGATTCGCGAGGCGATGCATCACGACCCCATCGTCCAGGAGTACGTTCGTGGCACCGAGTACACGTTCAGGGGCGTCTTCGACCACGGCGAACCGGTGGCGACGACCCTCAAGGAACTCGTCCGCGGTATCAAGTATCCCCGAGGCCCGAGCATCTGTCACCGGGCGGCCTCCGACCCCGATCTCGAGGCGTCTGCCCTGAAACTGCTCGACCATCTCGACTGGCACGGCCTCGCCTCCGTCGGGTTCATCCGTGACGAAGAGACCGGCGAGGCGAAACTCATGGAGGTGAACCCGCGCTTCTGGGCCAGCCTTCCGATGGACATCCACGCCGGCGTCGACCATCCGTACTACTACTGGGCGCTGGCGACGGGAGTCGGTGAGCGTTTCGACCCGGAGTACAGGGTCGGAACCACCTCACACCTGCTCCGCGGAGAACTCGTCCATCTCCACAGCGTCCTCACCGAAGACTACCCGCTCGTCGAACGGCCCTCCGTACAGGACACCGTCTGGGACATCCTGTCGTCCGTGGCCGAGCACCCCCACTTCGACTACCTCAGTCTCGACGACCCCGGTCCCTTCGTCCGAGATGGCCTGAACGCAGTTCGAACGAACGTCGCTGTTTCCCAGGTCCCCGGGTTGCGTCGAGTGTTCTCGCGGGAGTGA
- a CDS encoding AMP-binding protein, protein MHTIPSVLDRARTLFPNGTVSDGATVTTYEQAHENAQKLAGGLADRGVDAGTVVAVADWNTPKFFELLYAITGMDAVIYPVNLNLPPEQIGYTLEKSTSTYLLYSDDFEALAQQFPGETLHIDRLEDGDPVSLDVEEESPAVTLFTSGTTGKPKPVRYTHEQFVHGGLSIAHQLAEYDTPASVSGEDTLLPSIPMFHLLAWGSPVIAPYLGADLLMTGQYDPETVGSLVEDGEATWTNMVPTMARQLLETDHSLDGLKVLTGGSTIQRDLVAQFRDHDIEFSTIYGGTDMLAASISIWTDEAREEGGYEYLRRVTHPVPFGEFQLVHREGMDEDMGEIKFRAPWLPDGYYDLPEKSAEAFVDGWFNTGDIGRRMPDGGIRILDRIDDTIKSGGEWIPSSILESIIVETPSVANAAVLGKPDEEWGERPVGAVTPVDDDVETEAVYDQLGEAVENGQINDWWIPDEIYTVEELPLTSTGKIQKGELRERLDLQHS, encoded by the coding sequence ATGCACACCATACCCTCAGTGCTCGACAGAGCGCGCACGCTGTTCCCCAACGGTACTGTCTCCGACGGGGCCACCGTGACGACGTACGAACAGGCACACGAGAATGCCCAGAAACTGGCTGGAGGACTCGCAGATCGAGGAGTGGATGCCGGGACAGTCGTCGCAGTCGCCGACTGGAATACGCCCAAATTCTTCGAACTGCTGTACGCTATCACCGGGATGGACGCCGTTATCTATCCGGTGAACCTGAATCTTCCGCCCGAACAGATCGGCTACACGCTGGAGAAATCGACTTCGACCTATCTGCTTTACTCCGATGACTTCGAAGCGCTCGCCCAACAATTCCCGGGGGAGACACTACATATCGATCGCCTCGAAGACGGCGATCCGGTATCACTCGACGTCGAGGAAGAGAGTCCGGCAGTCACGCTATTTACCTCGGGGACGACTGGGAAACCCAAACCGGTCAGATACACACACGAACAGTTCGTCCACGGCGGATTGAGTATCGCCCACCAACTGGCCGAATACGACACGCCAGCCTCCGTGTCAGGAGAGGACACCCTGTTGCCCAGCATTCCCATGTTCCATCTGCTGGCCTGGGGTTCTCCGGTCATCGCCCCCTATCTCGGCGCAGACCTTCTGATGACCGGCCAGTACGACCCGGAGACAGTCGGGTCGCTGGTCGAAGACGGCGAGGCGACCTGGACGAACATGGTGCCGACGATGGCGCGCCAGTTGCTGGAAACGGATCACTCACTCGACGGGCTCAAAGTATTGACCGGCGGCAGCACGATTCAGCGTGATCTGGTCGCCCAGTTCCGCGACCACGATATCGAATTCTCGACGATCTACGGCGGGACGGACATGCTCGCCGCCTCGATTTCGATCTGGACTGACGAGGCTCGGGAAGAAGGCGGGTACGAGTACCTGCGTCGGGTGACTCACCCGGTGCCATTCGGCGAATTCCAACTGGTACACCGAGAGGGCATGGACGAGGATATGGGTGAAATCAAATTCCGGGCCCCGTGGCTTCCCGACGGGTACTACGACCTCCCAGAGAAAAGTGCGGAAGCCTTCGTCGACGGCTGGTTCAATACGGGCGATATCGGGAGACGGATGCCGGATGGGGGAATTCGGATTCTCGATCGCATCGACGACACCATAAAAAGCGGTGGCGAATGGATCCCGTCGAGCATACTCGAATCGATCATCGTGGAGACACCATCAGTCGCCAACGCAGCCGTGCTCGGCAAACCCGACGAGGAATGGGGAGAACGGCCAGTTGGGGCTGTAACGCCCGTCGACGACGACGTCGAGACGGAAGCGGTATACGACCAACTGGGGGAGGCAGTCGAAAACGGACAGATCAACGACTGGTGGATCCCCGACGAGATCTACACAGTCGAGGAGCTCCCATTGACGAGCACGGGGAAGATCCAGAAGGGAGAGCTTCGAGAACGGTTGGATTTACAACACTCCTGA
- a CDS encoding acyl-CoA dehydrogenase family protein, translating to MVDPPIDYGALDEGRHVNYWDVNPVLQEEAKRRYPDDEFEWAEEKLQEFGRLVGHTIADNADRIDSHGPTLQTHDKYGELLNRVEYHPDQFENERLIYEHGIVADAFEAPDGRDEPVGLLHTLTEQLLLSYADTGLVCAQSMTSGAALTLRNHDHTGEYTEYLNRLTSRDYESAIEGAMFLTEEQGGSDVGSAETVSEPAMAPRQATESSAPQAKATQDGGELQTREYELTGEKWFCSNIDAQATLALGRRPGAPDGTKGLSLFLVPHELPSGELNDQRYRRLKDKLGTESVPTGEVEFDGTTGYLVGEPERGFKYMTTMLNWERVTNAVGAVGIIGRLLLESTVKAANRDAFGQAIQDFPLMQRDLVEMAVDHEATLTFAMEAAHWLDRYERDHDDDDAFQLMRLLVPVSKHVTTRTAVDTASYAMEIQGGNGYVEDFVTHRLYRDAQALPIWEGTANILSLDVLRAMEKEAAHEALLPLVSGYLDDVEHPYLQALATTVQGEFERLQEALLGLATADDASAQYAAKEVTEYIYEVTTASILLSRAQDHLDDGDARKAIVANLFVERELASDSSGVRTDGTPAMEYFDAIVRYASLDATELPDQPVTT from the coding sequence ATGGTAGATCCACCCATCGACTATGGAGCGCTCGACGAGGGACGGCACGTCAATTACTGGGACGTAAACCCCGTTCTACAGGAGGAAGCAAAACGGCGCTACCCGGACGACGAATTCGAGTGGGCAGAAGAGAAACTCCAGGAATTCGGTCGGCTCGTCGGACATACCATCGCAGATAACGCAGACCGCATCGACAGCCACGGGCCGACACTCCAAACACACGACAAATACGGGGAGTTGCTGAATCGGGTGGAATACCACCCCGACCAGTTCGAGAACGAACGGCTCATCTACGAGCACGGAATCGTCGCCGATGCGTTCGAAGCGCCGGACGGACGAGATGAACCGGTTGGATTGCTCCACACGCTGACCGAGCAACTCCTCCTGTCGTACGCCGATACGGGGCTCGTCTGCGCACAGTCCATGACGTCGGGAGCCGCGCTGACGTTGCGAAACCACGACCACACGGGAGAGTACACCGAGTATCTGAACCGGCTTACGTCCAGAGACTACGAGTCCGCTATCGAAGGGGCGATGTTCCTTACCGAGGAGCAGGGCGGGAGTGATGTCGGATCTGCCGAAACGGTCTCCGAGCCTGCGATGGCGCCGCGTCAGGCAACAGAGTCGTCAGCTCCCCAGGCCAAAGCCACGCAGGACGGTGGTGAGTTGCAAACGCGCGAGTACGAATTGACTGGAGAGAAGTGGTTCTGTTCGAATATCGACGCCCAGGCGACCCTCGCCCTCGGTCGACGTCCCGGAGCCCCGGACGGTACGAAGGGGCTTTCGCTGTTTCTTGTGCCACACGAATTGCCGTCGGGGGAGTTGAACGACCAGCGGTATCGCCGGCTCAAAGACAAACTCGGGACAGAGAGCGTTCCGACGGGTGAAGTCGAATTCGACGGCACCACGGGCTATCTCGTCGGCGAACCCGAGCGCGGGTTCAAGTACATGACGACGATGTTGAACTGGGAACGCGTGACGAACGCCGTCGGCGCCGTCGGAATCATTGGCCGACTATTGCTCGAGAGTACGGTCAAGGCGGCGAATCGTGACGCGTTTGGACAGGCCATTCAGGACTTCCCGCTGATGCAACGTGACCTGGTAGAGATGGCGGTCGACCACGAAGCCACGCTGACATTCGCCATGGAGGCTGCTCATTGGCTGGACCGATACGAGCGTGATCACGATGACGACGACGCATTCCAGTTGATGCGACTGCTGGTCCCGGTCTCCAAGCACGTCACGACGCGGACGGCCGTCGATACCGCGTCGTATGCCATGGAGATTCAAGGCGGAAACGGGTACGTCGAGGATTTCGTCACCCACCGCCTCTACCGCGATGCCCAGGCCCTTCCGATATGGGAGGGGACCGCGAACATCCTCTCACTCGACGTGCTGCGGGCCATGGAGAAAGAGGCCGCACACGAGGCATTGCTCCCGCTCGTCTCGGGGTATCTGGACGACGTCGAACATCCGTATCTCCAGGCGCTCGCAACGACGGTTCAAGGGGAGTTCGAACGATTGCAAGAAGCTCTGCTCGGACTGGCCACAGCAGACGATGCGTCTGCACAATACGCTGCAAAGGAAGTCACCGAGTACATCTACGAGGTCACCACGGCCAGCATCCTCCTGAGTCGGGCACAGGACCACCTGGACGACGGTGACGCTCGCAAAGCGATCGTTGCGAACCTGTTCGTCGAGCGTGAGCTCGCGTCCGATTCGTCTGGAGTACGAACCGATGGGACGCCCGCGATGGAGTACTTCGACGCGATCGTCCGGTATGCCAGTCTCGACGCTACGGAACTTCCCGACCAACCAGTGACGACGTAA
- a CDS encoding HNH endonuclease: MGVVRREGDWRLEKQDNGLYVITYQNDAQMKVVTPEYKSRDFENPVMDTIPVREVGSYAEVEGLFEEKAHGGAPGGFGLGGGNQMESISTDLGQNGELDVSADGDDLEDIDAPPGVIAIALVIVGGATLSTQGWQPSETVFQAGVIMGIGGLLILGWGVAVGRSNGWKAAKEQLFESEESGSSSRKSGSNSGVETTPPASEKTKNTLIFERAEQRCEWCGERSDHLEVHHIEPRSEGGSNEPSNLIVLCPNHHRQADAGGISKTKLKAKARRLPGVSVG; encoded by the coding sequence ATGGGCGTAGTTCGACGCGAGGGAGACTGGCGCCTCGAGAAACAGGACAACGGTCTCTACGTGATTACCTACCAAAACGACGCCCAAATGAAGGTGGTGACTCCTGAATACAAATCGAGAGACTTCGAGAATCCAGTGATGGATACCATCCCTGTTCGAGAGGTTGGTTCCTATGCGGAAGTCGAAGGGTTGTTCGAAGAGAAGGCGCACGGTGGTGCTCCCGGCGGCTTTGGGCTTGGCGGAGGGAATCAGATGGAGTCAATCTCAACGGACCTCGGACAAAATGGAGAACTAGATGTCTCTGCTGACGGTGACGATCTTGAGGATATCGATGCTCCGCCTGGAGTGATCGCGATTGCGCTCGTCATCGTTGGCGGGGCAACTCTCTCCACACAAGGTTGGCAGCCAAGCGAGACAGTATTCCAGGCCGGTGTGATCATGGGGATCGGTGGTCTATTGATCCTTGGTTGGGGTGTTGCAGTCGGTAGATCTAATGGGTGGAAGGCAGCAAAGGAGCAACTCTTTGAGTCAGAAGAAAGCGGTTCATCATCTCGAAAATCGGGTTCAAATTCCGGCGTGGAGACTACTCCACCAGCTTCGGAGAAAACCAAGAACACCCTCATCTTCGAACGTGCTGAGCAGCGGTGTGAATGGTGCGGGGAGCGTTCCGATCATCTCGAAGTGCACCACATCGAACCACGGAGTGAAGGTGGCTCAAACGAACCGAGCAACCTGATTGTCCTTTGTCCAAACCACCATCGGCAAGCGGATGCAGGAGGTATTTCGAAGACTAAATTGAAAGCGAAGGCTCGTCGCCTTCCGGGAGTCTCTGTAGGATAG
- a CDS encoding site-specific integrase, giving the protein MGDGLEPLAPETGLRMYIEGRRDELSPETLQSHEYRLEAFVQWCEEYGIESLDDLSGRDLYEYRIWRREGDGEGRDPIKTVTLRGQLATLRSFLRFAADINAVPEALREKVPLPTVSAAEDVSDSTLDPARANKILDYLERYEYASFRHTLMLLMFHTGARAGALRGLDLRDLDLDEEQPGVQFVHRPELDQPLKNKVKSERWNAISPRVARIVQDYIDGPRNDHVDEHGHEPLFTTSVGRPVVSTIRDRLYSITRPCWMGKECPHDRDPDECEATYYKSASTCPSSRSPHDVRSGRVTAYRRDDVPRRIVSDRLDASGDILDRHYDRRSAREKSEQRRDYLPDE; this is encoded by the coding sequence ATGGGGGACGGGCTCGAACCGCTCGCTCCCGAGACCGGCCTGAGGATGTACATCGAAGGCCGTCGCGACGAGTTAAGTCCTGAGACCCTGCAGTCTCACGAGTACCGGCTCGAGGCATTCGTTCAGTGGTGCGAGGAGTACGGGATAGAGAGCCTGGACGACCTCTCAGGACGCGACCTCTACGAATACCGGATATGGCGCCGCGAAGGTGACGGCGAGGGACGCGACCCCATCAAGACCGTCACACTGCGGGGTCAACTCGCGACGCTCCGGTCGTTCCTCCGGTTCGCCGCCGACATAAACGCCGTTCCCGAGGCACTCCGCGAGAAGGTCCCGCTCCCGACCGTCAGCGCGGCCGAGGATGTCAGCGATAGCACGCTCGACCCGGCGCGGGCGAACAAGATTCTCGACTACCTCGAGCGCTACGAGTACGCGAGTTTCCGGCACACTCTGATGCTCCTCATGTTCCACACCGGAGCGAGAGCCGGCGCCCTGCGCGGGCTCGACCTCCGCGACCTGGATCTCGACGAGGAGCAGCCGGGCGTCCAGTTCGTTCACCGGCCCGAACTCGACCAGCCGCTGAAGAACAAGGTGAAGAGCGAGCGGTGGAACGCGATCAGTCCACGGGTCGCCCGCATCGTCCAGGACTACATCGACGGCCCCCGGAACGATCACGTCGACGAGCACGGGCACGAGCCGCTTTTTACAACGTCGGTCGGCCGGCCCGTCGTCTCGACGATACGCGATCGTCTCTACTCCATCACCCGACCCTGTTGGATGGGCAAGGAGTGTCCCCACGATCGGGACCCGGACGAGTGTGAGGCCACCTACTACAAAAGCGCCTCAACGTGCCCGAGTTCCCGGTCTCCTCACGACGTCCGCAGCGGTCGAGTGACCGCGTACCGGCGCGATGACGTCCCTCGAAGAATCGTTTCCGACCGACTCGACGCGAGCGGCGATATCCTCGACCGGCACTACGACCGCCGCAGTGCGCGTGAGAAGTCCGAGCAACGCCGCGACTACCTTCCCGACGAATGA
- a CDS encoding DnaJ domain-containing protein, with protein MSLDWPTGFDRTPPVERNPNRHFRASIANTTEELETELYRLDPDEWRADIGNQHTKSNGLPQHNANPDDPGFVLRWRKDGEEFAVACDAYTRLRDNLRTVYFWVHETRMRNQRPVETGEDEFAAARLPPGDEEAIAVAPTPEPHEILEVAPDAPEAVVRGAARSLKAEHHPDRGGDVEQFKRIVEAEEALLDD; from the coding sequence GTGAGTCTCGATTGGCCGACCGGGTTCGACCGGACGCCACCCGTCGAACGCAACCCTAACCGACATTTCAGGGCGTCGATCGCGAACACGACCGAAGAACTCGAGACGGAACTATACCGCCTCGATCCCGATGAATGGCGGGCGGATATCGGAAACCAGCACACCAAATCGAACGGCCTCCCCCAGCACAACGCGAACCCCGACGACCCGGGATTCGTCCTCCGGTGGCGCAAAGACGGCGAGGAGTTCGCGGTCGCCTGTGACGCCTATACCCGCCTTCGAGACAATCTCCGGACGGTCTACTTCTGGGTTCACGAGACGCGGATGCGCAACCAGCGGCCCGTCGAAACTGGGGAAGACGAATTCGCGGCTGCTCGGCTTCCACCTGGAGACGAGGAGGCTATCGCCGTCGCCCCCACCCCGGAGCCACACGAGATTCTGGAGGTCGCCCCCGACGCGCCCGAGGCTGTCGTGCGGGGTGCAGCGCGCTCGTTGAAGGCCGAACACCATCCGGACCGGGGAGGCGACGTGGAACAGTTCAAACGGATCGTCGAGGCCGAGGAGGCGCTGCTCGATGACTGA
- a CDS encoding PadR family transcriptional regulator: MTGLSMADLTGFQRDVLVATRHAQASNGAPNGQAIIPILEANGYENIQSGRFYPTLDDLVRLGLLEKRQNPEDKRANHYEITEQGEELLEARRQFLDRSSTTVQEGSA, from the coding sequence ATGACCGGGCTCTCGATGGCCGATCTGACCGGCTTCCAGCGCGACGTCCTCGTGGCTACCCGCCACGCGCAGGCGTCAAACGGTGCTCCAAACGGCCAGGCCATCATCCCGATCCTCGAGGCCAATGGATACGAGAACATCCAGAGCGGTCGGTTCTATCCGACCCTCGACGATCTCGTCCGCCTCGGCCTCCTCGAGAAGCGCCAGAACCCCGAGGACAAACGGGCGAACCACTACGAAATCACCGAACAGGGCGAAGAGCTCCTGGAGGCACGGCGTCAGTTCCTCGATCGGAGCAGCACCACCGTCCAGGAGGGATCGGCGTGA
- a CDS encoding C2H2-type zinc finger protein, whose translation MYENESAGLESRDATDESDESDIIVAGDGAEIIADGGLLECPDCEKTFVRESSLKQHQFLADHGGDDE comes from the coding sequence ATGTACGAAAACGAATCCGCGGGACTTGAATCCCGCGACGCGACCGACGAGTCGGACGAATCAGATATCATCGTGGCCGGGGACGGCGCCGAGATCATCGCCGACGGCGGGCTTCTCGAATGCCCAGATTGTGAGAAAACCTTCGTCAGAGAGTCCTCGCTGAAACAGCATCAGTTTCTCGCAGACCACGGGGGCGACGACGAATGA
- a CDS encoding winged helix-turn-helix domain-containing protein, translating into MRKHASWITQADERILEFLREMGNHPPSAIAENLFEISPELDYNPVYVGNRCRKLAKSGLLVNVGGGTYSITEQGEAFLDGDLDAGDLPDPSDE; encoded by the coding sequence ATGAGAAAGCACGCATCCTGGATCACCCAGGCAGATGAGAGAATACTGGAGTTCTTGCGAGAAATGGGGAACCACCCTCCGAGCGCTATCGCCGAGAACCTCTTCGAGATCAGTCCAGAACTGGATTACAATCCGGTCTACGTTGGTAATCGGTGTCGAAAGCTCGCGAAGTCTGGACTCCTTGTGAACGTCGGTGGGGGAACCTATTCTATCACCGAGCAGGGTGAGGCGTTCTTGGACGGTGACCTCGACGCTGGTGATCTTCCCGACCCCTCCGACGAGTGA